From a single Micromonospora sp. WMMD1102 genomic region:
- a CDS encoding ATP-binding cassette domain-containing protein gives MSTAPPAGLSRRPGSVPALVRELPRVHAPLTALLGGLVAGQVAGVVLLPLAIGRLVTALTGDDGPAAAEQAWTGLTLLALALVLDIALEPIRAMVTARLAAAVDGSLAQRTVEGALRPAGVAHLDDPEVADRIEQARGVGIGAHAPGQAVNALAALVPLRLTGLASAILLGWAGQWWMPVVLGAAWVVAGRWQEKEMARAVAANTARTVQLRHAAYLRDLAVTAPSAKEVRLFGLHHWLVERFTRQWWDGIVEMRRMTTDGRRHLAASGLLLAAHLVVVVPLAYGASTGDPPVGQLTVALQALLGLFALGFTGDLQRRLHLASAAVPPALAVSALGTPNHPDDDLTRHDRARHEQPHDKQAHDERRRDERTLDRARHDRARDGADASGLPRREIRFSGVSFGYPGDRRPVLDALDLVIPAGSSLALVGDNGAGKSTVTKLLAGLYRPDGGRIQVDGRDLHDHDLASWRRQLAVVLQDFGRYPFSVRDNIAFGAVEAPADEKAVVEAARLGGFLGVEQGLVDGWDTPLSNAYTGGTELSGGQWQRLALSRALYAVRHGARVLVLDEPTAHLDIEAEYELYARFLEITAGITTILVSHRFATVRLAERIAVLRDGRVSEYGSHDELLAADGRYAQMFRVQSAPFTDSAGGRRG, from the coding sequence GTGTCGACCGCACCGCCCGCCGGCCTGAGTCGCCGTCCCGGCAGCGTCCCGGCGCTCGTCCGCGAACTGCCGCGCGTGCACGCCCCGCTCACCGCGCTGCTCGGCGGGCTCGTCGCCGGACAGGTCGCGGGCGTCGTACTGTTGCCCCTGGCGATCGGGCGGCTGGTCACGGCGCTGACCGGCGACGACGGCCCGGCAGCGGCCGAGCAGGCGTGGACCGGGCTCACCCTCCTCGCGCTGGCGCTGGTCCTGGACATCGCCCTGGAACCGATCCGTGCGATGGTCACCGCGCGGCTGGCCGCCGCCGTCGACGGCAGCCTGGCCCAACGCACCGTCGAGGGCGCGCTGCGCCCGGCCGGGGTCGCGCACCTGGACGACCCCGAGGTCGCCGACCGGATCGAGCAGGCCCGCGGGGTCGGGATCGGCGCGCACGCCCCCGGGCAGGCCGTGAACGCGCTGGCCGCCCTGGTACCGCTCCGGCTCACCGGCTTGGCCTCCGCGATCCTGCTGGGCTGGGCCGGGCAGTGGTGGATGCCTGTGGTACTCGGTGCCGCCTGGGTGGTCGCCGGCCGCTGGCAGGAGAAGGAGATGGCCCGCGCCGTCGCCGCCAACACCGCCCGTACGGTCCAGCTGCGGCACGCGGCCTACCTGCGGGATCTCGCGGTGACCGCGCCGTCGGCCAAGGAGGTACGGCTGTTCGGCCTGCACCATTGGCTCGTCGAGCGCTTCACCCGGCAGTGGTGGGACGGCATCGTGGAGATGCGCCGGATGACCACCGACGGTCGGCGGCACCTGGCGGCCAGTGGACTGCTGCTGGCGGCACACCTGGTCGTGGTGGTGCCCCTGGCGTACGGGGCCAGCACCGGCGACCCGCCGGTCGGCCAGTTGACCGTCGCCCTCCAGGCACTGCTGGGCCTGTTCGCCCTCGGGTTCACCGGTGACCTGCAACGGCGGTTGCACCTGGCCAGTGCGGCGGTGCCACCGGCGCTGGCCGTGAGCGCACTAGGCACCCCGAACCACCCCGACGACGACCTGACACGCCACGACCGGGCACGCCACGAGCAGCCGCACGACAAGCAGGCGCACGACGAGCGGAGACGCGACGAGCGGACGCTCGACCGGGCACGCCACGACCGGGCACGCGACGGAGCGGACGCGAGCGGGCTGCCCCGCCGCGAGATCCGCTTCTCGGGAGTCTCCTTCGGTTATCCCGGCGACCGCCGCCCGGTCCTGGACGCTCTCGACCTCGTCATCCCGGCCGGGTCCTCGCTGGCGCTGGTCGGCGACAACGGCGCCGGCAAGAGCACCGTCACCAAGCTGCTGGCCGGGCTGTACCGGCCGGACGGCGGCCGGATCCAGGTGGACGGTCGGGACCTGCACGATCACGACCTGGCGAGCTGGCGCCGGCAGCTGGCCGTGGTGCTCCAGGACTTCGGCCGGTACCCGTTCTCGGTACGCGACAACATCGCCTTCGGCGCGGTCGAGGCGCCGGCCGACGAGAAGGCCGTGGTCGAGGCGGCCCGTCTCGGCGGCTTCCTCGGCGTCGAGCAGGGCCTGGTCGACGGCTGGGACACGCCGCTCAGCAACGCCTACACGGGCGGGACAGAGCTGTCCGGCGGCCAGTGGCAGCGGCTGGCGCTGAGCCGGGCGCTCTACGCGGTGCGGCACGGCGCCCGGGTCCTCGTGCTGGACGAGCCCACCGCACACCTGGACATCGAGGCGGAGTACGAGCTGTACGCCCGGTTCCTGGAGATCACTGCCGGGATCACCACGATCCTGGTGTCACACCGGTTCGCCACCGTCCGGCTCGCTGAGCGGATCGCCGTACTGCGGGACGGCCGGGTCAGCGAGTACGGCAGTCACGACGAACTGCTGGCCGCCGACGGCCGGTACGCCCAGATGTTCCGGGTGCAGTCCGCGCCCTTCACCGACTCCGCGGGAGGCCGTCGTGGTTAG
- a CDS encoding radical SAM protein: MNVDAVPNVLIWDVTFACPLRCSHCYTESGRRRPQNLSHEEMLRVADALIAFRPLQITLCGGEPLTVPRIVEVVERFAAAGVRVFLYTSGWSVPEETVRRLAGSVSRIVVSVDGATAEVHDRIRGRVGSFDRAMAALALLDAESARRIAAGESPLRFGIDNVVVRSNYHQLDELCSSVAPRFPHLTDLAFGAVVPTGLASRVSYGEHEMLGDEQVAALVEEGTRQRLQQAAPPSVKVTTTDNFGVQMHPDYIASHPDFRPMEVEPDGEVRAMPIYEGTVGSLLTEDPFVLWERARSRWHDPFVVETLRGIRSRTDWAEAVRRIDYRFGSAEVRARIDRRPVFDPTQAPRQLALRPVGGGGARR, from the coding sequence ATGAATGTCGACGCAGTTCCGAACGTCCTCATCTGGGACGTCACCTTCGCCTGTCCACTGCGCTGCTCGCACTGCTACACCGAGTCCGGCCGGCGCCGCCCGCAGAACCTCAGCCACGAGGAGATGCTCAGGGTGGCGGACGCCCTCATCGCCTTCCGCCCGCTCCAGATCACGCTGTGCGGGGGTGAGCCGCTGACCGTGCCCCGCATCGTGGAGGTGGTGGAACGGTTCGCCGCGGCCGGCGTACGGGTCTTCCTCTACACCAGCGGCTGGTCCGTGCCGGAGGAGACCGTGCGGCGGCTGGCCGGCAGCGTCAGTCGGATCGTGGTCAGCGTGGACGGTGCGACCGCCGAGGTGCACGACCGGATCCGTGGCCGCGTCGGTTCCTTCGACCGGGCGATGGCCGCGCTCGCGCTGCTGGACGCGGAGAGCGCCCGGCGGATCGCGGCGGGGGAGTCCCCGCTGCGGTTCGGCATCGACAACGTGGTGGTACGCAGCAACTACCACCAACTCGACGAGTTGTGCTCCTCCGTCGCACCGCGCTTCCCACACCTGACCGACCTGGCGTTCGGCGCGGTGGTGCCGACCGGCCTGGCCAGCCGGGTCTCGTACGGCGAACACGAGATGCTCGGCGACGAGCAGGTCGCGGCCCTGGTCGAGGAGGGGACCAGGCAGCGGCTCCAGCAGGCGGCCCCGCCCTCGGTCAAGGTCACCACCACGGACAACTTCGGTGTGCAGATGCATCCCGACTACATCGCCAGCCATCCCGACTTCCGCCCCATGGAGGTCGAGCCGGACGGCGAGGTACGCGCGATGCCGATCTACGAGGGGACCGTCGGCAGCCTGCTGACCGAGGACCCGTTCGTGCTCTGGGAACGCGCCCGGAGTCGCTGGCACGACCCGTTCGTGGTGGAGACGCTGCGCGGCATCCGGAGCAGGACGGACTGGGCCGAGGCGGTGCGCCGGATCGACTACCGGTTCGGCTCGGCGGAGGTCCGGGCCCGGATCGACCGTCGCCCGGTCTTCGACCCGACCCAGGCGCCACGCCAGCTCGCGCTGCGCCCGGTCGGCGGCGGCGGCGCACGGCGCTGA
- a CDS encoding response regulator transcription factor yields the protein MRIVIAEDDALLREGLALLLRAESLDVVATTDTPGAFLAAVDAYAPDVAIVDVRMPPTHTDEGIVAAVEARRRQPGLAVLVLSAYVEQTFATELLASGTERLGYLLKERVGRVEEFLAALRRVAGGGTAFDPEVVGQLLSRSRPDSTLSRLSPRERDVLALMAEGLGNGAIAERLFVTEGAVHKHIRSIFAKLDLPPDDRADRRVTAVLRFLEDTQL from the coding sequence GTGCGGATCGTGATCGCCGAGGACGACGCGCTGCTGCGCGAGGGTCTGGCGCTGCTGTTGCGGGCCGAGTCGCTCGACGTCGTCGCCACCACCGACACACCGGGCGCGTTCCTCGCGGCCGTGGACGCGTACGCCCCGGACGTGGCCATCGTCGACGTCCGGATGCCGCCGACGCACACCGACGAGGGTATCGTCGCCGCGGTCGAGGCCCGGCGCCGCCAGCCGGGCCTCGCCGTACTGGTGCTGTCCGCGTACGTCGAGCAGACCTTCGCGACCGAACTGCTCGCCAGCGGCACCGAACGGCTCGGCTACCTGCTGAAGGAACGGGTCGGCCGGGTCGAGGAGTTCCTCGCCGCGCTGCGCCGGGTCGCCGGGGGCGGCACCGCCTTCGATCCCGAGGTGGTCGGCCAACTGCTGTCGCGCAGCCGGCCCGACAGTACGCTGAGCCGGCTGAGCCCCCGGGAACGCGACGTGTTGGCGCTGATGGCCGAAGGACTGGGCAACGGCGCCATCGCCGAGCGGCTGTTCGTCACCGAGGGCGCCGTGCACAAGCACATCCGCAGCATCTTCGCCAAGCTGGACCTGCCGCCCGACGACCGGGCGGACCGACGGGTCACCGCGGTCCTACGCTTCCTGGAGGACACCCAGTTGTAG
- a CDS encoding sensor domain-containing protein has product MTTDGSAGAGRADSGRNYLRDRARVSVDALEHLVGGLGTALLALAGLSYLLAVALACLTGVGLLLVPSALRVVRAVADRERDRLSRWGPEIIGPAPVPAGTRAALRDPAVRRDAGWLAIHATGGFVIGLLGLSLPLYAVQSLTFPLWFWLLPPEAGGPALVYWRIDGLADALAVGLTGIGWLTVVVGLGPGMARLQAWPGRRLLAPSPGTDLSLRVAELTATRAAALDAHAVELRRIERSLHDGTQNRLVAVTVLLGAARRALARDPVLAGDVLARAQDAAEQALAELRGVVRGILPPVLADRGLAGALGGLAANCGVPCRVDVDLPGRCAASVEATAYFAVAEALTNVTRHSGATGATVSVRRAGDRLLLRVADDGHGGAEERDGSGLAGIRRRVEAYDGRFRLTSPSGGPTTMEVELPCGS; this is encoded by the coding sequence ATGACGACCGACGGTTCGGCCGGCGCCGGGCGCGCGGATTCCGGGCGGAACTACCTGCGGGACCGGGCGCGGGTCTCCGTCGACGCCCTGGAGCACCTGGTCGGCGGGCTGGGCACCGCGCTGCTGGCGCTGGCCGGGCTGAGCTACCTGCTCGCGGTCGCGCTGGCCTGTCTCACCGGTGTCGGGCTGCTGCTGGTGCCGTCGGCGCTGCGCGTGGTGCGGGCGGTCGCCGACCGGGAACGGGACCGGCTGTCCCGGTGGGGCCCGGAGATCATCGGCCCGGCGCCGGTGCCGGCCGGGACGCGTGCGGCTCTGCGGGACCCCGCCGTGCGGCGAGATGCCGGCTGGCTGGCCATCCATGCCACCGGCGGGTTCGTGATCGGGCTGCTCGGCCTCAGCCTGCCCCTCTACGCGGTGCAGAGCCTGACCTTCCCGTTGTGGTTCTGGCTGCTGCCACCCGAGGCCGGCGGTCCCGCCCTGGTATACTGGCGGATCGACGGGCTGGCCGACGCGCTTGCCGTCGGGCTGACGGGGATCGGCTGGCTGACGGTCGTCGTCGGGCTCGGCCCGGGGATGGCGCGGCTACAGGCATGGCCCGGGCGGCGCCTGCTCGCACCGTCGCCCGGCACGGACCTGTCGCTGCGGGTTGCGGAGCTGACCGCCACCCGGGCGGCGGCGCTGGACGCCCACGCGGTCGAGCTGCGCCGGATCGAGCGTTCGCTGCACGACGGTACCCAGAACCGGCTGGTCGCGGTCACCGTCCTGCTCGGCGCCGCCCGGCGGGCACTGGCCCGGGACCCGGTGCTCGCCGGTGACGTGCTGGCCCGGGCCCAGGACGCCGCCGAGCAGGCACTCGCCGAACTGCGCGGCGTCGTGCGCGGCATCCTCCCGCCGGTACTCGCCGACCGGGGACTCGCCGGTGCGCTCGGCGGACTCGCCGCCAACTGCGGCGTGCCCTGCCGGGTCGACGTCGACCTGCCCGGTCGGTGTGCCGCCTCGGTCGAGGCCACCGCCTACTTCGCGGTGGCCGAGGCGCTTACCAACGTGACCCGGCACAGCGGGGCGACCGGCGCCACCGTCAGCGTGCGCAGGGCCGGCGACCGGCTGCTGCTGCGCGTCGCCGACGACGGCCACGGCGGCGCCGAGGAGCGCGACGGTTCCGGGCTCGCCGGCATCCGCCGACGGGTCGAGGCGTACGACGGCCGGTTCCGGCTGACCAGCCCGTCCGGCGGGCCGACGACGATGGAGGTCGAACTGCCGTGCGGATCGTGA
- a CDS encoding thiamine pyrophosphate-requiring protein, which produces MSDEQATTSDVLVERLRAWGVDRVFGYSGDGIDGVLGALRRAGTPRFVQARHEEAAAFMAVGHAKYTGGVGVCLSTQGPGAVHLLNGLYDAKLDSKPVVAIVGQQMSTVLGSAYQQEIDLVRLFGDVCAQFVQAAYTPRQAPMLLDRAMRTALATRSPTCVVLPHDVQTAPADEADPTGHEHGLIATSPGLEAGRLLPRDEQLRAAAELLGSGERVAILVGQGGYGAETEIMELADRLGAGVSASLLGKPVLDESLPYHTGVMGHLGTTASAELMGHCDTLLLVGTNDPWTEFYPAPGQARAVQIDIDGRRLGVRYPVEVPLLGDSAETLRALLPLVEPRADRSWRDRVTGWVRRWREIAAERAEAGAEPLNPQYVVRELSSRLPADARVSVDVGSITYWYARHLRLPPGVPAHLSSTLASMGSALPYGVAAKLAAPDRPVVALAGDGAMQMNGLNELITVAARWRDWADPRFVVLVLNNRDLAEVSWEQREMEGEPRFAAAQDLPDVPYAQWAKLLGLHGVRISSRDEVGAAWDEALAADRPTVIDAVVDPATPLLAPGQSAGKTARMYSGLDQERGDLADRAREQLRRERRAEGHQE; this is translated from the coding sequence ATGTCCGACGAGCAGGCCACGACTTCGGACGTGTTGGTGGAGCGGCTGCGGGCCTGGGGAGTCGACCGGGTCTTCGGCTACTCCGGTGACGGCATCGACGGGGTGCTGGGCGCGCTGCGCCGGGCCGGTACGCCGCGATTCGTGCAGGCCCGGCACGAGGAGGCGGCGGCGTTCATGGCCGTCGGGCACGCGAAGTACACCGGTGGGGTGGGGGTGTGCCTGTCGACGCAGGGGCCCGGGGCGGTGCACCTGCTCAACGGCCTGTACGACGCGAAGCTGGACTCCAAGCCGGTGGTGGCGATCGTCGGCCAGCAGATGTCGACGGTACTGGGCAGCGCCTACCAACAGGAGATCGACCTGGTACGGCTGTTCGGCGACGTCTGCGCGCAGTTCGTACAGGCGGCGTACACCCCGCGTCAGGCGCCGATGCTGCTGGACCGGGCGATGCGTACGGCGCTGGCCACCCGCAGCCCCACCTGTGTGGTGCTGCCGCACGACGTGCAGACCGCCCCCGCCGACGAGGCCGATCCCACCGGCCACGAGCACGGCCTGATCGCCACGAGTCCGGGTCTGGAGGCGGGGCGGCTGCTGCCCCGGGACGAGCAGTTGCGGGCCGCGGCGGAACTGCTCGGCTCGGGAGAGCGGGTGGCGATCCTGGTCGGCCAGGGCGGCTACGGCGCCGAGACGGAGATCATGGAGCTGGCGGACCGGCTCGGGGCCGGGGTGTCGGCCTCGCTGCTCGGCAAGCCCGTCCTCGACGAGAGCCTGCCCTACCACACCGGCGTGATGGGTCACCTCGGCACGACCGCCAGCGCCGAGCTGATGGGTCACTGCGACACCCTGTTGCTGGTCGGCACCAACGATCCGTGGACCGAGTTCTATCCGGCTCCCGGGCAGGCCCGGGCGGTGCAGATCGACATCGACGGGCGCCGGCTCGGCGTGCGGTACCCGGTGGAGGTGCCGTTGCTCGGCGACTCGGCCGAGACGCTGCGGGCCCTGCTGCCGCTGGTCGAGCCGCGCGCCGACCGGTCGTGGCGGGACCGGGTCACGGGCTGGGTGCGGCGCTGGCGGGAGATCGCCGCCGAACGCGCGGAGGCAGGGGCGGAGCCGCTCAACCCGCAGTACGTGGTCCGCGAGCTGAGTTCCCGGTTGCCCGCCGACGCGCGGGTGTCGGTCGACGTCGGCTCGATCACCTACTGGTACGCCCGGCACCTGCGGCTGCCCCCCGGGGTTCCGGCACACCTGTCCAGCACCCTGGCCTCGATGGGGTCCGCGCTGCCGTACGGTGTGGCGGCCAAGCTCGCCGCGCCGGACCGGCCGGTGGTGGCGCTGGCCGGGGACGGCGCGATGCAGATGAACGGGCTCAACGAGCTGATCACCGTCGCCGCCCGCTGGCGGGACTGGGCGGACCCGCGGTTCGTGGTGCTGGTGCTCAACAACCGCGACCTGGCGGAGGTGAGCTGGGAGCAGCGGGAGATGGAGGGCGAACCACGCTTCGCGGCCGCGCAGGACCTGCCGGACGTGCCGTACGCGCAGTGGGCGAAGCTGCTCGGCCTGCACGGCGTACGGATCAGTTCCCGGGACGAGGTCGGCGCGGCCTGGGACGAGGCCCTGGCCGCGGACCGTCCGACGGTGATCGACGCGGTGGTCGACCCGGCGACACCGCTGCTGGCCCCTGGACAGTCGGCCGGAAAGACCGCCCGGATGTACTCCGGACTGGACCAGGAGCGCGGCGATCTCGCCGACCGGGCCAGGGAGCAGCTCCGGCGGGAGCGCCGTGCCGAGGGTCACCAGGAGTGA
- a CDS encoding STAS domain-containing protein, translating to MSIENGTTTLGNGTTTLGNGTTTLGSGATGSAGDPTGAPIMSLDLVRAGTTTVVTARGEVDMSSAGSLVEMIGRVADSRPDRVVLELSGVTFFSAHGITALLRVRDIVREGHGELFLRGISPSVTRVLALTGLLFEWEPGRSPCAVGRDLSPRPAPATTGWRTGNRRSPGNRRSVGNRRAGSDDRIRG from the coding sequence ATGTCGATCGAGAACGGCACGACCACGCTCGGGAACGGCACGACCACGCTCGGGAACGGCACGACCACGCTCGGGAGCGGTGCGACCGGTTCCGCGGGCGACCCGACCGGCGCTCCGATAATGTCCCTCGACCTGGTGCGGGCCGGCACGACCACCGTGGTCACGGCCCGGGGCGAGGTCGACATGAGTAGTGCCGGCAGTCTCGTGGAGATGATCGGGCGGGTGGCGGACAGCCGGCCCGACCGGGTCGTCCTCGAACTGTCCGGGGTCACCTTCTTCTCCGCCCACGGGATCACCGCACTGCTGCGGGTGCGGGACATCGTCCGCGAGGGGCACGGCGAACTCTTCCTCCGCGGCATCTCACCGTCCGTGACGCGTGTCCTGGCCCTCACCGGGCTGCTGTTCGAGTGGGAGCCGGGGCGGTCGCCGTGTGCGGTCGGACGTGACCTGAGCCCCCGCCCGGCGCCCGCCACCACCGGCTGGCGCACCGGCAACCGGAGGAGTCCCGGCAACCGCAGGAGCGTCGGCAACCGGCGGGCCGGCAGCGACGACCGGATCCGGGGGTAG